In Phycisphaerales bacterium, the sequence CATGAACCGCATGACCACCGCGCTCGCCCGCATCGTCCCCCTCGCCCTCGCCCTCGCCACCGCCGCCCACGCCGAGATCGTCCGCGTCACCGTCACCGGCGTCGTCGAGAACAACGCCTTCGTCAGCGGCACCTTCGCCGGCATCGGCCCCGGCGCGCCCGTCACCATGACCATCGACCTCGACTCCACCGACTTCCTCGACAGCTCCAACCTCCCGGGTGTCACCCGCGGCTACCGCTTCTACCCCAACACCTTCTCCCTCACCATCGGCACCGTCACCACCACCCTCCGATCCACGCCCTCCACGCCCCCGGCCTACTTCTGCCTCCGAAACAACGACCCGCGCGCCGACGGCTTCTTCATCTCCCAGGGCACCGACATCGACGTGCAGATCCCCCTCGAGATGACCCCCGCAAACTTCGGCATCGCCTTCCTCCGAACCTTCAACAGCATCCCCCCCACGCCGCCCGACCCCGATCCCACGCTCAACTCCGTCGACATCCTCGGAGCCGTCGGCTCGTGGGCCTTCAACAACCTCAGCGTCTACAACTTCAACATCGAACTCAACGAGAATACCACGCCCCTCATCATGGAGTACCAGACCATCACCATCACCGTTGTCCCCCAGTGCATCGCCGACGTCGACGACGGCACAGGTACCGGCACACCAGACGGCGGTGTCACCATCGACGATCTCCTCTACTACCTCGCGATCTTCAACCAGGGCCTCACCAGCGCCGACGTCGACGATGGCACGGGCACAGGCACCCAGGACGGCGGCGTCACCATCGACGACCTCCTCTACTACCTCGCCCGATTCAACGCCGGCTGCTGATCGGCGTCCTCCCGGTGGCCCGCCGTTTCGCGTTCTCGGACGATCAGCATGCCACGTTCGTATTCCTATTGACGCCAGCTCGTCTTCAAGTGACAATGCGCTCCCGCGGCACAACCGCCTGGGAGTCTCCCGCCATGTCACGCACAATCCAACGCGTCGCGACCGTGCTCGCGACCGCCGCCATTGGTCTCGCCTCCGCGAGTGCCGACACCGTGGTCTATTCCAACATCTTTGACTCGACCATCTCACCACAGATCGATCCCGGCGTTGCCACGCTCACCGGCGTCCAGGGATTCGCCGGCCTCGGGCCCTCGGGTGGACAGTTCTCCGGTCAGTTCCTCCGCTCCCCGACCGGGAATCCGGTGACACTCTCGCTCACGGGCATCCCACCCCACAACTCCATCTCACTGCAGTTCCTCTTCGCCGCCATCGACTCCCTTGATGGCACCGGCACCTTCCCTTCGGGCGACTTCTTCCGCATCACCATCGATGGCGTCCAGATCTTCCGCGAATCATTCGCCAACGCCACCTCCAGCCAGATCCAGAGTTACGTCCCGCCGCCCGGCGTCGAACTCGCGCGCCGCGTGGACCTCGGCTTCTCCGGCCCCGGCAGTTTCTACACCGACAGCGCGTACGACATGACCCTCGACCCGACCTTCACCCACATCCCCCACTCGGGCACCACGGCAACCATCGAGTTCCTCATGGAAGGCCCGGGCATCCAGCCCCTCGAAGACGAGTCCTGGGCCATCGACAATCTCACCATCCTCGTCGCCTCGGGCTGCACCGCCGACGTCGACGACGGCTCAGGCACAGGCACACCCGACGGCGGCGTCACCATCGACGATCTGCTCTACTACATCTCCATCTTCGCCACCGGCGCCATCGAGGCCGACATCGACGACGGTACAGGCACCGGCACCCGCGACGCCGGCGTCACTATCGACGACCTGCTCTATTTCATCACGAGATTCCAGGCCGGGTGTTGATCTGGTTTCTGTGGTCTTGGCGGCCCGCCTCACCGAGGTGGGTCTCCCCTATCGCCCACCCGCCCTCGTCAGCGCCAACACCGCGTTGATTACGCCAAGGTGCGAGTACGCCTGCGGAAAGTTCCCCAGCGCCATCGAATGAGCCGGGTCCCACTGCTCCGCGAGCAATCCCGTCGGGCCCGCCTGCGCGATCACGCCATCGAGCAGATCCTTCGCCTGACGCAGCCGTCCCAACGTCACAAACGCCTCAGCCAGCCAGCAGGCGCAAATCACAAACCCGCCCTCGTTCCCCGGCAATCCGTCATCACATCGATACCTATACACCGTCGCCCCCTCGCGCAATCCCTTGTCCACCGCGTCCACCGTCATCGCCCATCGAGGATCGTCGTGGGGCAGGAGCCCCGTCAGCCCGATCGTCAGCGCCGCCGCGTCCAGGTCCTCACACTGGTACGACGTCGTGAACGCCCGAGCCTTCTCGTTCCACCCCTGCGCCAGCACGTCGTCCCGGATCCGATCGCGCAGCGCGTGCCACTCGGTGTGATCCTTCCCCAGCACGGCCTCATGCACCACGAGCGCGCGGTCCACCGCGTGCCAGCACATCACCTTCGAGTGCACGTGATGCCGCCGGGCTCCGCGGATCTCCCAGATCCCGTGGTCGGGCTCCTCCCATCGCGCCTCGACCGCCTGCACCATCGAACGCACCAGCCGCCACGCATCTGGCGAGATCCCCACGCCACGCTCCGCCATCGTCGCCACCATGTCCACGATCGGCCCGAAGACATCGAGCTGCACCTGCTGCGACGCCGCGTTGCTGATCCGGATCGGCCGGCTCCCGCCATACCCGCGAAGATCCCCGATCTCCGCCTCGGGTCCGAGATCCTCGCCACGCACGGCATAGATCGGGCGCAGCCGCGCCGGCGAATCGAGTCGATCCACCACGCCCACCAGCCAATCCGTAAGGTTCATCGCCAACCCCGTGTTCCCAAGCCGCAGCAGCGCGCTCGCCGCCATCGCCGCGTCCCGAGGCCAGCAGAACCGATAGTCCCAGTTCCGCACGCCCCCCAGTTGCTCGGGCAGACTCGTCGTCGCCGCCGCCGCGATCGCCCCAGAGGGCCCGTGCGCCAGCGCCTTGATCGCCAGCGCGCTCCGCACAACCACATCCCGATACTCCATCGGCACGCGCAACGACTCCGCCCACCCCGACCACAGCCCCTGCGTCAATATCCGCCGCTGCGACTCGGGCACCACGCTCGCTTTGAGGTTTCCCGTGCCATACCGCAACTCGAGAACCACCTCGCCGCCGGGGATCGCGTCAAGATCCACAATCGCCTCGGCCGTGTGGTGCGTGCCATCGTCGTGGACATGCCACGCCACGCCCGGCGCGTGCACCACGCACGGGTCCGACCCCACCATCAACTCAAGCCCGAGCTCGTGCACGACGACCGTCGTCCCGCTGCGTCCGAAATCCTGCCTCGGCGCCAGACGCACGCGCACGCGCCCCTTCCCCTCGATCACTCGCACCAGATCCGTCCGCCCCGCGCGCTGATATCCGCGCCCGCTCGAGCAATCCAGATAATCCGTCACCCAGAACGAGCCCCAGTCCGTCCGCAGCAGCATCGAGTTCGGCAGGTACGCCTGCGACAGCGGCTTCCGCCCGTCCTCGGCCTCCACCGCAAAGAATCCCGCGTCCTCGCCGCCCAGCAGTTCCGCAAAGAGCGCCGATGAATCGATCCTTGGCGCACACAGCCACGACACTCGCGCATCGGGCGACACCAGCGCGATCGTCCGCTGATCCGACAGAATCGAATGGTTCTGGATCGGCACCAGCGCCCGCTCACCCAGCCACGCCTCCCGCTCGTGCGCCAAGGCCTCGAGCGCCGCCGCGACCTCCTTCACGCTCCCCACGCGCTCGACCGCGCTCGTCTCCCCCTCGCCGACCTTCACGCTCACATCGTGCTCGCTCAGCGCCAAGAACGCGTCCTCGTCGGTCGTGTCGTCGCCCAGAAAGACCACCTGTGAAGCGCCCGATCGATACGCCGCCCGCTTGACCGCGTCACCCTTGGTCTTCGTGGACGCCGCCGCTTCCACCACCATCGATCCATGCCGAACCACCACTCCGGGCACCGTCGCCGCCCGCTCCGCCTCCGCCACAATGTCCGAAACCGACGACGGGTCCGCCTGCCGATAGTGGAACGCGACCCCCACCGCCTTCCGCTCGACCAGACACCCCGGCCACTTCGCCGCGAGCGCGTCGAACGCCTCGCCCACACGCGCCACAGCCCCGTTGTCGCAAACATCGACCACGATGTCGCCATCTCCCGCCCTCGTCCCAATCACTTCTTCGGCCCCGTGGCTCCCATACAGCATCGCCCCGGGCATCGCGCGTGTCGCCTCGCGAAGCCACGCCGCCCCGCGCCCCGAGATCACCGCCACAAACGTGCAGGGCAGCGCCGCCAGCCGCGCCAGCGCCTCAGCACACCGCGCATCGATCCGCGCCTCCGAAGGCGTCGAAACCAAAGGCGAGATCGTCCCGTCAAAGTCGCTCGCCACCAGGAGCAGCGGCGATCGGGCGATCGACTGGAGACGCGTGAGCGACATCGTGTGGTCTCGGGACATGCGTGAAGAACCCACTACGAAGCCAGCGTGCCCATGAACTCCCGCGACCACACGTGCACGTCACGCCGTCGCACCACGCTCCGCAGTGTCGCCATCCGCTCGCGCTTCTCCTTCGCCGGCATGCGCAGCGAATCCAGGATCGCCCGCTTGAACGACTCGGTGTCCCGCGGGTTCACCAGGATCGCTCGACGCAACTCCTTCGCCGCCCCGGCAAACTCACTCAGCACCAGCGCCCCCGTCAGGTCGCTCCGACACGCGACATACTCCTTCGCCACCAGGTTCATGCCATCACGCAACGGCGTCACCAGCATCGCGTCCGCCGCCAGGTAGTACGCCACCAACTCGTCCCGCGCGAGCGATCGCCGGAAATAGTGCACCGCCACGCGCCCGGGCTGGCTGTAATCTCCGTTGATCCGACCGACGATGTGCTCGACCTCTTCTCTCGTCTCGTCGTACCCCGGCACATGCTCCCGGCTCGGCACCGCGATCTGCAACATCACCGCCTGGTTCGACGAGATCTTCTTGTCACGTAGCAACTCCTCGTACGCCTTCAATCGCAGCGGGATCCCCTTGGTGTAGTCCTGCCGATCCACTCCAAGGAGCAGTTTCCGCCCGCCGAGTTCACGCTTGATGTCCGCCGCCCGCTGGCGCACGATTGGGTTTGCCGCCGCTGCCTCAAACTCCGACGTCGGGATAGAGATCGGGCACGAGATCACCCGCACCCTCCGACCGTCCACGCGGAGTTCCTTCTCGTTCCCCTGCGCCCCGGCATATCGCTTCGCCGCGCGGACAAAGTTCTCCACGCCCAGCGGCGTGTGGAACCCGATCACGTCCGCCCCCAGCAGACCGCGCACGATCGCCCCACGCCACGGCAGCCACGCGAACAACTCGTCCGGCGGGAACGGAATGTGCAAGAAGAATCCGATCCTCGCCTTCTCGCGCCGCTCCCGGATGATCTTCGGCACCAACTGCAACTGATAATCGTGAACCCAGATCAGACTCTTGTCGTCGCTCACCCGGATCGCCGCCGACGCGAACCGCTTGTTCACCGTCTGGTACGCCTCCCACTGCGTCCGATGGAACTCCGGCGTCACAATCGCGTCGTGATACAAAGGCCAGATCGTGGTATTGCTGAAACCGCCGTAATACGCATCGACCTCCTCACGCGACAAACCCACCGCGCGGAGATCCAACCCCTCCACCTTCACAGGCCTCGGCGCCGTCCCAGTCCCACCATCCCACCCGATCCACACCCCGCCCCGCCGCTCCAGCACCGGCTTCAGCGCCGCCACCAACCCCCCGGGGCTCGTCTTCCACTTCGCGTTCGCTCCCTTTCCCACCACAGACGCGGGCAGGCGATTCGCAACGATGACCAGTGGAGCGCGTGTCGGCATGATCAAACAGAAGAACGGGCGATTCTAGCGGCACGAGCCAACCTCCGCACACACCTCGCACGCATTCACACGATTCTCACGACACACGCTCCAATCTCATCCGCCACGAGCGATCACGCCGCCGCATTCCGGGCATCGCTCGCTCGTCAACCCACGAACGTCGTAGCCGCACGAGTCGCACGCGCCATCCACCAATCGCTCGACCTCCGTCGCCGATGGCCCCAGCAGCCCCACCCTGACCCCATGCTTCTTCAGCAACTTCGTCGCGTGCGAACTCGTCGACACCAGCAACAACAACCCAATCAGCGGCACCACCATCAACAGCGACCCAATGACCACCATCACGATGTTCCGACCCATCGCGATGTTCAGCATCGCCGCGAGCACGATCACCACGATCCCCGATCCGAGAAGTCCAACCAACAGAAAACCACGAACCACGCCGAACAACTCGGCAGATACCGGGATCGACCCGGCCCCCAATGCGATCGCCCCGATGTACATCAACACCATCGCCAGAAACGCGAGCAGCAACCGCCGCTGACCCCGCGCCACCCCACGCAGACTGATCCGCTGCTTCCCCCGCCACCCCGCCGACACCATCCGATCCCCGGCCTGCGACATCGGGTCCACTCCATCACTAGACCATCCGTCACACACACAACTCCACCGCCGGCTCAGCATACCCCAAAAAGGACAACAGCCCTCCCTCTCTCCCTCGGGATAGGCTGCCGTCCTTGATCACGCACTCGCAAGCCTCGAAGTAGTCGAGGCCCGCGGCGTGGTTGAACTCATCCGACGAGCGCTTCCGCACGCCGAAGCACCAATCTACACCCATCTCGATCCGTTGCAACCCGAACAGCGCAAAGACTCCGCAAGACTTTTCAAGTCGTTGTGAACCAACACCCTGCGCGCGTCAGGGAAACCCGGAATTCCATCCACCGAAACTCGCCCCGTAGCATTCCCCATGCCCCCGCGACAGCCATACGCAACCGCACCCCGACGGCGACTGGCCTATCCCAAGCCCGTCGAAACGCTCATCGAACGCCTCGCCTCGCTCCCAGGCGTCGGACGGCGATCCGCCGAACGCCTCGCCCTCCACATCCTCAAGTCCGACTCCGCAGACGCCAAGGCCCTCGCCAGATCCATCGAGGATGCCAAGACAAAGATCCGCAACTGCCGCATTTGCAGCAACTTATCGGAGTCCGAGGCGTGCGCCATCTGCGAGGATCCCGCCCGCGACCGCGCTCTCGTCCTCGTCGTCGAGCAACCCAAAGACCTCATGGCCCTCGAAGAAACCGCCACTTTTAAGGGCATCTACCACGTCCTCCTCGGCCGACTCAACCCCCTCGAAGGCGTCGGCCCCGGCGACCTCACCATCAACGATCTCCTCGATCGCGTCAAAGACCCAGCCCACAACGCCGGTGGCACGCCCATCCGCGAAATTGTTCTCGGACTCAACCCAACCTTCGAGGGCGATGGAACCGCGGTCTTTCTCGCCCAGGAACTCCACACCCTCGCCGCGACGCGCAGAGAATCTGGAGAACCCGAACTGATTGTGTCGGGGTTGGCACGAGGTTTGCCGATGGGAGCACCGCTGGAGTACGCCAACAAGGCCGTGTTGGCCGATGCCATAGCAGGACGACGGCGATTGGAGTGATCGCTCGAGGAGCACGGCCCGGAGGCTCACAGGAAGGATTCCATGCGGTTCGAGACCTCCCAACACATGAAACTCGGCCAGCACATGAAGCTGGCCCCGAGGATGATCCAGTCCATGGAGATCCTCCAGATGCCCCTCGTCGAACTCGAGGAACGCATCGAACAGGAACTCGAGAGCAACCCCACCCTCGAGATGCTCGATGGCGACCCCGACGCCCTCCTCGAATCGCCCAACGGCCCCGCCGAGCCCGCCGAACTCGGCTCGCGCGCCGAACTCTCCATCGACGAGGTCCATGGCAACAACGACTTCGAGCGACTCGAGTCCTTCGAGCAGGCCGAGCCCGAGGCCGCAGAGAACGAGTTCTCCTCAAGAAGGCACGAGCACGAGTACGAACCGACCCTTTCCCGCGCCCGCGCCGTCGAGCAGTCCGAGGCCAAGATGGAGGCCATGGCCGCCGCCCCCGCGCGCGGCGCCTCCCTCCTCGAACAACTCCGAGGCCAGTGGGCCCTCGTGGACATCGACGCCCCCATCCGCGCCCAGGGCGAACTCATCCTCAACTTCCTCGATGACGATGGCTACCTCCGCACACCCCTCGAGACCATCGCCGAGCGCGCCGTCGTCGCCGAGGCCAATGGACACGCCAACGGTCACGCGACCACCGACCTCGCCGCACCGATCTTCAGCACCCGCCCCGACGTTCCCTCTCTCGAGCGCGCCCTCCACGCCCTGCAACTCTTCCTCGAGCCCGCCGGCGTCGCCGCGCGCACGCCCCGCGAGTGCCTCCTCCTGCAGATCGACGCCCTCGAAGACGACGCCGAGTCCTTGGGCTGGCCCAAGCCCACTCTCGCCGCGGCACGCCAACTCATCGACGCCCACCTCGATGACCTGATGCAGAACCGCCTCCCGAGGGTCGCCGAGAAAACCGGCCTCTCCCTCGACGAGATCAAGGAGGCCATCACCCTGATGCGCCGCCTGAGCCTCGCCCCCGCGCGCCGTCTCGTCAGCGACGCCGTCCGCCCCATCATCCCCGACGCCATCGTCGAGTACGACGTCGAGCAGGACCGCTACATCGCCTATCTCAACGACTCGCGCATGCCCAACCTGCGCATCAACCAGGAATACGCCCGCCTCTCCAAGGACCGCGCCCAGCCCCAGAAGGACCGCGAGTTCCTTCGCACCAACCTCGGCAACGCCCAGTGGCTCATCGACGCCGTCCAGCAGCGCCGCCGAACACTCCTCCGCGTCGTCGAGGCCGTCGTCGAGGCCCAGCGCGACTTCTTCGACTATGGCCCCCAGGCCCTCAAGCCCCTCCCCATGACCCAGATCGCCGAGCAACTCGGCATCCACGTCGCCACAGTCAGCCGAGCCGTCTCCGAGAAGCACCTCGCCACACCGCGGGGCATCGTCCCGCTCCGCAAGTTCTTCTCCGGCGGCGTGCAGGCCAAGAGCGAGGGCGGCGAGAGCGAGGACCTCGCCTGGGACGCCATCAAGGCCGCCCTCCGCGAGGTCATCGACGCCGAGGACAAATCCAAACCCCTCAGCGACGAGTCCCTCGTCGACGAACTCAAAAAACGCGGCATCGAGATCGCCCGCCGAACCGTCGCCAAGTACCGCGACCAACTTATGATCCCGGCTGCGCGACTCCGCAAGACCTTCTGAACGATCCGATTCGTACTACCAATTCTCGCGGCACAGGCGTCCCGTCTGTGTCTACTTCTTCTACTCGCATTGTTCTCCTTGGGCGGGCTTCTCTACCGCTGCCCCGCCAGTTTCCGCACCGTCATGTCGAACGTGCGGACCATCGCGCTGTGGATCCCATAGCACACCAGCGACCACGCCCCGATCGCCACGACCGCGCCCATCGCCAGCGCGATCCTCGCCGAGACCAGCCCGCCCATCCCC encodes:
- a CDS encoding PEP-CTERM sorting domain-containing protein, with amino-acid sequence MSRTIQRVATVLATAAIGLASASADTVVYSNIFDSTISPQIDPGVATLTGVQGFAGLGPSGGQFSGQFLRSPTGNPVTLSLTGIPPHNSISLQFLFAAIDSLDGTGTFPSGDFFRITIDGVQIFRESFANATSSQIQSYVPPPGVELARRVDLGFSGPGSFYTDSAYDMTLDPTFTHIPHSGTTATIEFLMEGPGIQPLEDESWAIDNLTILVASGCTADVDDGSGTGTPDGGVTIDDLLYYISIFATGAIEADIDDGTGTGTRDAGVTIDDLLYFITRFQAGC
- a CDS encoding trehalose-6-phosphate synthase, which translates into the protein MPTRAPLVIVANRLPASVVGKGANAKWKTSPGGLVAALKPVLERRGGVWIGWDGGTGTAPRPVKVEGLDLRAVGLSREEVDAYYGGFSNTTIWPLYHDAIVTPEFHRTQWEAYQTVNKRFASAAIRVSDDKSLIWVHDYQLQLVPKIIRERREKARIGFFLHIPFPPDELFAWLPWRGAIVRGLLGADVIGFHTPLGVENFVRAAKRYAGAQGNEKELRVDGRRVRVISCPISIPTSEFEAAAANPIVRQRAADIKRELGGRKLLLGVDRQDYTKGIPLRLKAYEELLRDKKISSNQAVMLQIAVPSREHVPGYDETREEVEHIVGRINGDYSQPGRVAVHYFRRSLARDELVAYYLAADAMLVTPLRDGMNLVAKEYVACRSDLTGALVLSEFAGAAKELRRAILVNPRDTESFKRAILDSLRMPAKEKRERMATLRSVVRRRDVHVWSREFMGTLAS
- the recR gene encoding recombination protein RecR, yielding MPPRQPYATAPRRRLAYPKPVETLIERLASLPGVGRRSAERLALHILKSDSADAKALARSIEDAKTKIRNCRICSNLSESEACAICEDPARDRALVLVVEQPKDLMALEETATFKGIYHVLLGRLNPLEGVGPGDLTINDLLDRVKDPAHNAGGTPIREIVLGLNPTFEGDGTAVFLAQELHTLAATRRESGEPELIVSGLARGLPMGAPLEYANKAVLADAIAGRRRLE
- the otsB gene encoding trehalose-phosphatase, with protein sequence MSRDHTMSLTRLQSIARSPLLLVASDFDGTISPLVSTPSEARIDARCAEALARLAALPCTFVAVISGRGAAWLREATRAMPGAMLYGSHGAEEVIGTRAGDGDIVVDVCDNGAVARVGEAFDALAAKWPGCLVERKAVGVAFHYRQADPSSVSDIVAEAERAATVPGVVVRHGSMVVEAAASTKTKGDAVKRAAYRSGASQVVFLGDDTTDEDAFLALSEHDVSVKVGEGETSAVERVGSVKEVAAALEALAHEREAWLGERALVPIQNHSILSDQRTIALVSPDARVSWLCAPRIDSSALFAELLGGEDAGFFAVEAEDGRKPLSQAYLPNSMLLRTDWGSFWVTDYLDCSSGRGYQRAGRTDLVRVIEGKGRVRVRLAPRQDFGRSGTTVVVHELGLELMVGSDPCVVHAPGVAWHVHDDGTHHTAEAIVDLDAIPGGEVVLELRYGTGNLKASVVPESQRRILTQGLWSGWAESLRVPMEYRDVVVRSALAIKALAHGPSGAIAAAATTSLPEQLGGVRNWDYRFCWPRDAAMAASALLRLGNTGLAMNLTDWLVGVVDRLDSPARLRPIYAVRGEDLGPEAEIGDLRGYGGSRPIRISNAASQQVQLDVFGPIVDMVATMAERGVGISPDAWRLVRSMVQAVEARWEEPDHGIWEIRGARRHHVHSKVMCWHAVDRALVVHEAVLGKDHTEWHALRDRIRDDVLAQGWNEKARAFTTSYQCEDLDAAALTIGLTGLLPHDDPRWAMTVDAVDKGLREGATVYRYRCDDGLPGNEGGFVICACWLAEAFVTLGRLRQAKDLLDGVIAQAGPTGLLAEQWDPAHSMALGNFPQAYSHLGVINAVLALTRAGGR
- the rpoN gene encoding RNA polymerase factor sigma-54 — its product is MRFETSQHMKLGQHMKLAPRMIQSMEILQMPLVELEERIEQELESNPTLEMLDGDPDALLESPNGPAEPAELGSRAELSIDEVHGNNDFERLESFEQAEPEAAENEFSSRRHEHEYEPTLSRARAVEQSEAKMEAMAAAPARGASLLEQLRGQWALVDIDAPIRAQGELILNFLDDDGYLRTPLETIAERAVVAEANGHANGHATTDLAAPIFSTRPDVPSLERALHALQLFLEPAGVAARTPRECLLLQIDALEDDAESLGWPKPTLAAARQLIDAHLDDLMQNRLPRVAEKTGLSLDEIKEAITLMRRLSLAPARRLVSDAVRPIIPDAIVEYDVEQDRYIAYLNDSRMPNLRINQEYARLSKDRAQPQKDREFLRTNLGNAQWLIDAVQQRRRTLLRVVEAVVEAQRDFFDYGPQALKPLPMTQIAEQLGIHVATVSRAVSEKHLATPRGIVPLRKFFSGGVQAKSEGGESEDLAWDAIKAALREVIDAEDKSKPLSDESLVDELKKRGIEIARRTVAKYRDQLMIPAARLRKTF